From the Chloroflexus aurantiacus J-10-fl genome, one window contains:
- a CDS encoding UbiA family prenyltransferase has product MHVLTGIPAATPSRWLNVLRSEITLYWKFNRYDISATVMPGMLFVLAAWHSQNPDWAALPGLIIWGTIYFWLYCTTFCISNQLAGEVEDRLNKPDRPLPSGLVSRRGAFVRWIIAMVLFAAVGWWLGVLEWTLLWQVTLTLHNFGQFARHYWFKNLSMVFGAIAQLAAAWQMVRPLTPEAWSWLLVPAITLLSHASLQDLRDMEGDRMNRRRTLPIVFGEWPSRVFIAIAFALLAVLTHAALFVPNGLNAGTLLLDGLLAGMCLVIAGRVLLLRNPAADHVSYMLYTLLVLSGTGSGNCGIVKRSRAIALPHRTRSIRGGAGA; this is encoded by the coding sequence ATGCACGTTCTGACAGGCATTCCCGCAGCTACTCCTTCCCGCTGGCTCAATGTTCTTCGCTCCGAAATCACCCTCTACTGGAAATTCAATCGGTACGACATTTCGGCCACTGTGATGCCGGGTATGCTCTTTGTTCTGGCAGCCTGGCATAGTCAGAACCCTGATTGGGCCGCCCTGCCCGGCCTGATCATCTGGGGCACCATCTACTTCTGGCTCTACTGCACCACCTTCTGCATTTCCAACCAGTTGGCCGGCGAAGTCGAGGATCGGCTCAACAAACCCGACCGCCCACTGCCGAGTGGCCTGGTCTCGCGGCGCGGCGCTTTCGTGCGCTGGATCATTGCCATGGTGCTGTTTGCCGCAGTCGGTTGGTGGTTGGGAGTACTGGAATGGACACTGCTCTGGCAGGTGACGTTGACCCTGCACAACTTCGGTCAGTTTGCCCGTCACTACTGGTTTAAGAACCTCTCGATGGTATTTGGAGCGATTGCGCAACTGGCCGCAGCCTGGCAGATGGTACGGCCATTGACCCCAGAAGCGTGGAGCTGGCTCCTGGTACCTGCCATTACTCTGCTCTCGCATGCATCATTGCAGGACTTGCGCGATATGGAAGGTGATCGGATGAACCGCCGCCGCACACTGCCAATCGTGTTCGGCGAGTGGCCGAGTCGGGTATTTATCGCCATCGCCTTTGCGTTGCTGGCTGTGCTCACCCACGCCGCGCTGTTCGTGCCCAACGGCTTGAACGCCGGAACCTTGTTGCTCGACGGCCTGCTGGCCGGGATGTGTCTGGTGATTGCGGGTCGGGTATTGTTACTGCGCAATCCCGCTGCCGATCACGTCTCGTACATGCTCTACACCTTACTGGTATTGTCTGGTACTGGCAGCGGCAATTGTGGCATTGTAAAGAGGTCGCGCGCCATTGCGCTCCCTCACCGGACGAGGTCGATTCGGGGTGGGGCCGGTGCTTAG
- a CDS encoding STAS domain-containing protein yields MGTSQTFLEQTHRRITWSIALGTLIISVAAFVITLLASLFSQSVFTVIILTITLITGIGCAITLLVLARQQPLWQAIVTFGLMIIACEVAIAIWLPELRLATIPFLAVVILLAGLQGQRSFSIGATVLCVVVAIPLVVLNQSTTDTRIAPHLLMFLETSSIVALFVAIWAFLDRTMTAQMQALRLADQRADEAEAARQATEVARQEIEQRALEQQRLLELIDVLELPVLTIDDKVLLAPLVGHLDSRRTEALRGRLLDMVASRRAHTVIIDVTGISFIDTAVAKALIDTATAIRLLGARTIVSGIGPSVAQTLVHLNVGLAEIATAPNPEAALRLTHAVAVNGA; encoded by the coding sequence ATGGGCACCTCGCAAACATTTCTCGAACAAACACACCGGCGCATTACCTGGTCAATTGCACTCGGTACGTTGATCATCTCGGTCGCTGCGTTCGTGATCACTCTGCTGGCCTCGCTCTTCAGCCAGAGTGTGTTTACGGTTATCATTCTGACGATTACGCTGATTACCGGGATTGGCTGTGCGATCACATTGCTGGTGTTAGCCCGCCAGCAACCGCTCTGGCAGGCAATCGTCACCTTTGGTCTCATGATCATTGCCTGTGAAGTGGCAATTGCAATCTGGCTACCCGAATTGCGACTTGCCACTATCCCCTTTCTGGCCGTAGTCATTTTGCTGGCCGGGCTGCAAGGGCAGCGCAGCTTCTCAATCGGCGCGACGGTTCTGTGTGTGGTGGTGGCGATTCCGTTAGTTGTTCTGAACCAGTCCACCACCGACACCCGCATTGCGCCGCATCTGCTGATGTTTCTGGAAACCAGCAGTATTGTGGCGCTGTTTGTCGCGATTTGGGCTTTCCTCGACCGCACGATGACCGCTCAGATGCAGGCGTTGCGGCTCGCCGATCAGCGGGCCGATGAGGCCGAAGCGGCTCGCCAGGCCACAGAGGTGGCGCGGCAAGAGATCGAGCAGCGGGCGCTTGAGCAGCAGCGGTTGCTTGAGTTGATCGATGTGCTGGAGTTGCCGGTGTTAACGATTGACGATAAGGTGCTGCTGGCGCCACTGGTCGGTCATCTCGATAGTCGGCGCACCGAAGCGTTGCGCGGGCGGTTGCTGGATATGGTTGCCAGCCGTCGGGCACATACGGTGATTATTGATGTGACCGGTATTTCGTTTATTGATACCGCTGTTGCGAAGGCGCTGATCGATACCGCAACGGCGATTCGGCTGCTCGGTGCACGCACGATTGTCAGTGGAATCGGCCCGTCGGTGGCGCAGACCCTGGTGCATCTGAATGTCGGTCTGGCCGAGATCGCTACTGCACCAAATCCTGAAGCGGCATTGCGTCTGACGCACGCTGTTGCGGTGAATGGGGCGTAG
- a CDS encoding glutamine synthetase family protein, with product MTELRDFLEIPYEQLEELNLSVKRQRLARVSPDVMREERMRYLTDERRIKAVTVCFTDLEGRLHMLDYDKKFLLSSADNLTFDGSSVRGFSVQAESDLRLAIDWSAFYWLPADIFGPGKVLVFGFVLNQDGSPYEADMRGRLHRYVNELYQRDGLTCNVAAEIEGFLFKGRNAEQRFRETGEFTMVSTGGYYHSLPGDPLRQFIDMAAEAQRAMGFENEKDHPEVAPSQFEMNYSYTEATIAADQILLYKLICRQVASKLDMTACFLPKPVTGVNGNGMHTNISLSRHGENLFYDANGPERLSELAWSFIDRILNSGQELCLILNSSVNAYRRLDPHFEAPNQIKASPTDRGSMIRIPIGNARSARIEVRSIAPDANPYMAIYALLRTGLEGPLPTTDVRNGTATLPDNIYDAITNFRQSTFLASILGEGVHSRFADLKTTVADRCPRKLGTLIKRAEVQFHHEVTNQYLWSRF from the coding sequence ATGACCGAGCTACGCGACTTTCTCGAAATCCCCTACGAGCAACTGGAAGAGCTGAATCTGAGTGTTAAGCGGCAGCGTCTGGCCCGCGTTTCGCCGGATGTGATGCGCGAGGAGCGGATGCGCTATTTGACCGACGAGCGGCGGATTAAGGCGGTGACCGTCTGTTTTACCGACCTCGAAGGCCGGCTGCATATGCTCGATTACGACAAGAAGTTTCTGCTGTCCTCCGCCGATAATCTGACCTTTGACGGTTCGTCGGTGCGAGGCTTTTCGGTGCAGGCCGAGTCGGATTTGCGCCTGGCGATTGACTGGTCGGCTTTTTACTGGTTGCCGGCAGATATTTTTGGCCCCGGTAAGGTGCTGGTCTTTGGGTTTGTGTTGAATCAGGACGGTAGCCCCTACGAGGCTGATATGCGGGGGCGGTTGCACCGGTATGTGAATGAGCTGTATCAGCGCGATGGGCTGACCTGCAATGTGGCTGCTGAGATTGAGGGCTTCCTGTTTAAGGGGCGCAATGCCGAGCAGCGCTTCCGCGAGACCGGTGAGTTTACGATGGTCAGTACCGGTGGTTATTACCACTCGTTGCCGGGTGATCCGCTGCGCCAGTTCATCGATATGGCTGCCGAAGCGCAGCGGGCGATGGGGTTTGAGAATGAGAAGGATCACCCTGAAGTGGCGCCGTCACAGTTTGAGATGAATTATAGCTATACCGAGGCAACTATCGCCGCTGACCAGATTCTGCTTTATAAGTTGATCTGTCGCCAGGTGGCGAGCAAGCTGGATATGACGGCCTGCTTCCTGCCGAAGCCGGTGACCGGGGTGAATGGCAATGGCATGCACACCAATATCTCGTTGTCGCGCCACGGCGAGAATCTCTTCTACGATGCGAATGGCCCGGAACGGCTTTCCGAGCTGGCCTGGAGCTTTATTGACCGTATTCTGAACAGTGGTCAGGAACTCTGCCTGATCCTGAATTCGAGCGTCAATGCCTATCGCCGGCTAGACCCACACTTCGAGGCACCAAACCAGATCAAGGCGTCACCTACCGACCGCGGTTCGATGATCCGGATTCCGATTGGTAATGCCCGTTCGGCCCGGATTGAAGTGCGCTCGATTGCGCCCGATGCCAATCCCTATATGGCGATTTATGCGCTGCTGCGCACCGGTCTCGAAGGGCCGCTGCCGACGACCGATGTTCGCAACGGCACAGCAACGCTTCCCGATAACATCTACGACGCTATCACCAATTTCCGCCAGAGCACCTTCCTGGCCAGCATTCTCGGTGAAGGGGTGCACAGCCGTTTCGCCGACCTGAAGACAACCGTCGCCGACCGTTGTCCACGCAAGCTCGGTACGTTGATCAAACGCGCCGAGGTGCAGTTCCACCACGAAGTCACCAATCAGTACCTGTGGAGCCGATTCTAA
- a CDS encoding c-type cytochrome, with protein sequence MKQILYWIYALTLLAMLAACGSAAQTPAPAPAPVSEPAASPAQVTASDQAAAASQAGSSGSSAASSEHVEMPLPPALADTSLSAKGDVNRGKAIFASSCAGCHSTATNMLLGPGLAGLFSVNGPVLPDGVDYKGMLPNGKERSEANVAEWIRTGGSGSIGFMPPMPISDEQMADLLAYLRMLE encoded by the coding sequence ATGAAACAGATACTCTACTGGATCTATGCACTGACGTTGCTGGCCATGCTTGCCGCTTGCGGCAGTGCTGCTCAGACTCCAGCACCTGCGCCGGCCCCAGTTTCTGAACCGGCAGCCTCACCTGCCCAGGTAACTGCGTCAGATCAGGCTGCTGCCGCCAGTCAGGCCGGTTCGTCGGGAAGTTCTGCTGCTTCATCTGAGCATGTAGAAATGCCCCTTCCACCGGCATTAGCCGATACGTCACTCTCGGCAAAGGGTGATGTCAATCGCGGGAAGGCGATTTTTGCTTCGTCGTGTGCAGGGTGTCATTCTACGGCTACGAATATGCTGCTTGGGCCGGGGCTGGCCGGTCTGTTTAGCGTCAATGGGCCAGTGTTGCCGGATGGGGTTGACTACAAAGGTATGTTGCCGAACGGCAAGGAGCGGAGTGAGGCTAATGTGGCCGAGTGGATTCGGACCGGTGGATCGGGGAGTATCGGTTTTATGCCGCCGATGCCTATTTCTGATGAGCAAATGGCCGATCTACTGGCATACCTGCGCATGTTGGAGTAG
- a CDS encoding Eco57I restriction-modification methylase domain-containing protein translates to MTSAIRIEGGLFSPDLLEQLDRNDLPGQRAADFGLSGTLSDEVAAVFAAARAQWELFQQQVQRLGDHASSGQITRITRNQWHVPFFSLLGYDVQRNETPYQAGNLSFPISHRAAAAAESPPMHLVAVDQPLGTIDPNSRPRWSPHTLMQQYLNQSDALWGIVANGSVVRLLRNSTLMSRQSYLEVDFGMIFADHRFDDFVCAYRLLHRSRLPQGYDDAERCWLEVYYRTALEQGGRVRERLREGVEQALTTLANGFLAGGYRPNDPLQFYGDLLRLVYRMLFLLVAENRGLMSASDLYRDHYSISRLVRLSSGRAAYTDDVDLWHSLRALWRALRDERFAAALGVAPLNGELFEPLPLDECRLHNDVLLQAIWQLGWYRPEERDQPRRVNYAALDTEELGSVYESLLDYHPLIGKDCETWSFSLSSGSERKTTGSYYTPPQLVHELVESALQPVLEARLKAARTTDAKIAALLRLKVLDPACGSGHFLLAAARYLGRELARLRHSESEPSPDAVRQSVREVIAHCIYGVDKNPLAVELARVALWIESHDVARPLTFLDHRIKCGDSLVGVSDLSVIGDGVPEAALQPLSTDDKQIAAGIRKRNRHEQAGQIELGLFDQQIDPDLSPLARLLTEVDAIPDDSPANVRRKRQRYDERAHDPHFRRWKLACDLWTAAFFQQFSKTQTADYITTRVVRAALTGEEVDPMISAVAETIALEQRFFHWPLEFPDVFAPPPAGEGPGVRAGGFDVVLGNPPWERIKLQEQEFFASRDAGIAAAPNAAARKRLIAALPQTNPDLWQAYQHTLHAAESASRFLRGSGCYPLTGRGDINTYSVFAERIRTLLAPGGRAGVILPTGIATDATNQHFFADLVTSGTLVSLFDFENREAIFPHVHRSYKFCLLTIHGQTGGSARRDEGMRFAFFATRTDHLRDPRRVFSLTSADITRINPNTRTLPVFRTRQDAELTRAIYERVPVLVREGNGEEGVGKADSRHASLNPWGVRFLAMFHMANDSHLFRTRTELEGEGYRLVGNVFVRESGVGSGEWGKPDSRLPTPDSRYLPLYEAKMIWHYDHRFGTYHGVSDRSSTHLPTPDAAQHAEPDFVAIPWYWVPAGDVQQRLGNWQRGWLLGFRNVTNATNERTAIFSLLPRVGVGNSLPVMLLEQLPSTFYAALYGTLGSLVFDWVVRQKLAGVNMNFFYVQQLPVLPPTAYTAQDMAFIVPRVLELTYTAWDMAPFAADVWRELGVGNGEWGKQMRKEIIRQWEACHGIGPGEFLSRFGRLERGNEPGGDVLAPDRNLAQGGALRDDRSDTAGSRPGTDDHRRGVRMGEAWGIHTILAHLAGFLERSGNLSAGSAGQAESSGDSAAAAGSVRPGRPHPESFDSLLAEIITAPDSPLPIPPFRWDEERRAILRAELDAYYARLYGLTRKQLRYVLDPADLTPRELANILDPWEEVRDPLDPTGYAKRVAQSDFPGETFRVLKEKEQRQYGEYRTRRLVLEAWERLPG, encoded by the coding sequence ATGACATCTGCGATTCGGATTGAAGGTGGGCTGTTTTCGCCCGACCTGCTCGAACAACTCGACCGCAACGACCTGCCCGGTCAGCGGGCCGCCGATTTTGGCCTGAGCGGAACCCTCTCTGATGAAGTGGCTGCCGTGTTTGCCGCTGCCCGGGCACAGTGGGAGTTGTTTCAACAGCAGGTGCAGCGCCTCGGTGATCACGCTTCATCCGGGCAGATCACCCGTATCACCCGCAATCAGTGGCACGTTCCGTTTTTCAGCTTGCTCGGCTATGACGTGCAGCGAAATGAGACACCGTATCAGGCAGGTAATCTCTCGTTTCCGATCTCGCACCGGGCTGCCGCAGCCGCCGAATCCCCGCCCATGCATCTCGTCGCGGTTGACCAACCGTTAGGCACCATCGATCCAAACAGCCGTCCACGCTGGTCACCCCATACGCTGATGCAGCAATACCTCAATCAGAGCGATGCGCTCTGGGGGATCGTTGCCAACGGCAGCGTGGTACGTCTGCTGCGCAATTCAACCCTGATGAGCCGGCAGTCGTACCTTGAAGTTGATTTCGGCATGATCTTTGCCGATCACCGCTTCGACGACTTTGTGTGCGCCTATCGGCTGTTGCATCGCTCGCGGTTGCCGCAGGGGTACGACGATGCCGAACGCTGCTGGCTGGAGGTCTATTACCGTACCGCGCTCGAACAGGGTGGGCGGGTGCGTGAGCGGTTGCGCGAAGGGGTTGAGCAGGCGCTGACGACCCTCGCCAACGGTTTTCTGGCCGGCGGCTATCGCCCCAACGATCCGCTTCAGTTCTACGGCGACCTGCTGCGCCTGGTCTATCGAATGCTCTTTCTGCTGGTGGCCGAGAATCGCGGCCTGATGAGTGCCTCTGACCTCTACCGCGATCACTACAGTATCAGCCGCCTGGTGCGGTTGAGTTCCGGGCGCGCCGCCTATACCGACGACGTTGACCTCTGGCATAGTCTGCGGGCGCTCTGGCGGGCGCTGCGCGACGAGCGCTTCGCCGCGGCGTTGGGGGTTGCCCCGCTCAACGGTGAGTTGTTTGAACCGCTGCCCCTCGATGAGTGTCGGTTGCACAACGACGTGCTGTTGCAGGCGATCTGGCAATTGGGCTGGTACCGGCCAGAGGAGCGCGACCAGCCCCGGCGGGTGAATTACGCTGCGCTCGATACCGAAGAGCTGGGGTCGGTCTACGAGAGTTTGCTCGATTACCACCCGCTGATCGGCAAGGATTGCGAGACGTGGTCATTTAGCCTGTCGAGTGGTTCGGAACGCAAAACCACCGGTTCCTACTACACCCCACCGCAACTCGTTCACGAACTGGTCGAAAGCGCCTTGCAGCCGGTGCTGGAAGCCCGGCTCAAGGCTGCCCGTACTACCGACGCCAAAATTGCCGCGCTGCTCAGGCTCAAGGTGCTCGATCCGGCGTGCGGTTCCGGTCACTTCCTGCTCGCCGCCGCGCGCTACCTGGGCCGCGAACTGGCCCGTCTGCGCCACAGCGAGAGTGAACCATCGCCCGACGCCGTGCGCCAGAGCGTGCGTGAGGTGATCGCTCACTGCATCTACGGCGTTGACAAAAACCCGCTGGCGGTCGAGCTGGCCCGCGTTGCACTGTGGATCGAGTCGCACGATGTCGCCCGACCGCTCACCTTCCTCGACCACCGCATCAAATGCGGCGACTCGCTGGTGGGGGTGAGCGATCTGAGCGTGATCGGTGACGGTGTTCCCGAAGCTGCGCTGCAACCGCTCTCGACCGACGACAAACAGATCGCTGCCGGTATCCGCAAACGCAACCGTCACGAACAGGCCGGGCAGATCGAACTGGGGCTGTTCGATCAGCAGATCGACCCCGATCTCAGCCCCCTGGCCCGCTTGCTGACCGAGGTTGACGCCATCCCCGACGACTCGCCGGCGAATGTGCGCCGCAAGCGGCAGCGCTACGACGAGCGTGCGCACGATCCGCACTTCCGGCGCTGGAAGCTGGCCTGCGATCTGTGGACGGCAGCCTTCTTTCAGCAGTTCAGCAAAACCCAAACCGCCGACTACATCACCACCAGAGTCGTGCGCGCCGCGCTGACCGGTGAGGAAGTTGATCCCATGATCAGCGCCGTCGCTGAAACCATCGCGCTCGAACAGCGCTTCTTCCACTGGCCGCTGGAGTTCCCCGACGTGTTCGCCCCGCCCCCGGCGGGAGAGGGGCCGGGAGTGCGGGCCGGCGGCTTCGATGTGGTACTCGGCAACCCGCCGTGGGAGCGCATCAAACTGCAAGAGCAGGAATTCTTTGCCAGCCGCGATGCCGGCATTGCTGCCGCACCCAACGCTGCGGCTCGCAAACGTCTGATCGCCGCGCTGCCGCAGACCAATCCCGACCTCTGGCAGGCGTATCAGCACACCCTGCACGCCGCCGAAAGCGCCAGCCGCTTCCTGCGCGGCAGTGGCTGCTACCCACTCACCGGACGCGGCGACATCAACACCTACTCGGTCTTTGCCGAACGTATCCGTACCCTGCTGGCGCCCGGCGGACGGGCCGGAGTCATTCTGCCCACCGGCATCGCCACCGATGCGACCAACCAGCACTTCTTCGCCGACCTGGTCACGAGCGGAACGCTGGTCAGCCTGTTCGACTTCGAGAACCGGGAAGCCATCTTCCCCCACGTCCATCGCAGTTACAAATTCTGCCTGCTCACCATCCACGGTCAGACCGGCGGCAGCGCGAGAAGAGACGAAGGCATGCGCTTTGCCTTCTTTGCCACCCGCACCGACCACCTCCGCGACCCGCGCCGGGTCTTCAGCCTGACGAGCGCCGACATCACCCGCATCAACCCCAACACCCGCACCCTGCCCGTCTTTCGCACCCGCCAAGACGCCGAACTGACCAGGGCGATCTACGAGCGGGTGCCGGTGCTGGTGAGAGAGGGGAATGGGGAAGAGGGAGTGGGGAAAGCCGATTCCCGACACGCATCCCTCAACCCCTGGGGTGTGCGGTTTCTGGCAATGTTCCATATGGCTAACGACTCCCACCTCTTCCGCACCCGCACCGAGCTAGAGGGGGAGGGTTATCGGCTGGTAGGGAATGTTTTTGTAAGGGAATCGGGAGTGGGCAGTGGGGAATGGGGAAAGCCCGACTCCCGACTCCCCACTCCCGACTCCCGCTACTTGCCGCTCTACGAAGCGAAAATGATCTGGCACTACGACCACCGCTTCGGCACCTACCATGGGGTGAGCGACCGTAGCAGCACGCACCTGCCCACCCCCGACGCGGCCCAACACGCCGAACCGGACTTCGTCGCCATACCCTGGTACTGGGTACCCGCCGGCGACGTGCAACAGCGGTTGGGCAACTGGCAACGTGGGTGGTTGTTGGGGTTTCGGAATGTCACCAATGCTACCAACGAACGAACCGCCATCTTCAGCCTGCTGCCGAGGGTGGGGGTGGGAAACAGCCTTCCAGTTATGCTTCTTGAACAGCTCCCCAGTACCTTTTACGCTGCTCTCTACGGGACACTGGGTAGCCTCGTTTTCGATTGGGTCGTGCGTCAAAAACTGGCGGGCGTCAATATGAACTTCTTCTACGTCCAACAACTCCCCGTCCTCCCGCCCACCGCCTACACCGCACAGGACATGGCCTTCATCGTCCCGCGCGTGCTGGAACTGACCTACACCGCCTGGGACATGGCCCCCTTTGCCGCCGACGTGTGGCGGGAGTTGGGAGTGGGGAATGGGGAATGGGGGAAGCAGATGCGCAAAGAAATCATTCGACAGTGGGAGGCGTGTCATGGGATCGGGCCTGGTGAATTCCTATCGCGATTTGGACGCCTGGAAAGAGGCAATGAACCTGGCGGAGATGTGCTAGCGCCTGACCGCAACCTTGCCCAGGGCGGAGCTTTACGGGATGACCGGTCAGATACGGCGGGCAGCCGCCCCGGTACCGACGACCATCGCCGAGGGGTACGGATGGGAGAAGCGTGGGGAATACATACAATTCTTGCCCATCTCGCAGGGTTCCTTGAACGATCCGGCAACCTATCTGCCGGCAGTGCGGGTCAAGCTGAGAGCAGCGGAGACAGTGCAGCCGCTGCTGGATCAGTGCGACCGGGTAGGCCGCATCCTGAGAGCTTTGATTCGCTCCTTGCAGAAATAATTACCGCTCCCGACTCCCCCCTCCCCATTCCCCCCTTCCGCTGGGACGAGGAGCGTCGGGCCATCCTGCGCGCCGAACTGGATGCGTACTACGCCCGCCTCTACGGGCTGACCCGCAAACAATTGCGTTACGTGCTCGATCCCGCCGACCTGACCCCGCGTGAACTGGCCAACATCCTCGACCCGTGGGAAGAGGTGCGCGATCCGCTCGATCCAACCGGCTACGCCAAACGGGTCGCCCAGAGCGATTTTCCCGGCGAAACCTTCCGCGTCCTCAAAGAGAAAGAGCAACGCCAGTACGGCGAATACCGCACGCGCCGGCTGGTGCTGGAAGCGTGGGAGCGGTTGCCGGGGTGA
- a CDS encoding 2Fe-2S iron-sulfur cluster-binding protein — protein sequence MPKITIGDRSVDVAAGTRLVLAIEQAGIAIGHRCGGYARCTTCRVAFAEGEPEEMTAAEYAKLSERGLLGQYRLSCQIVCHHDMVIADVPMTLESQGWTDTGPAPEPTVTPDPTTLPREVLASRQG from the coding sequence ATGCCCAAGATCACGATTGGTGATCGTTCGGTTGATGTTGCAGCCGGTACCCGGCTGGTGCTGGCGATTGAGCAGGCCGGGATCGCGATTGGTCACCGTTGTGGCGGTTATGCCCGCTGCACGACCTGCCGGGTGGCGTTTGCCGAAGGTGAGCCTGAAGAGATGACGGCGGCTGAGTACGCCAAACTGAGTGAACGAGGACTGCTTGGACAGTACCGGCTTTCGTGCCAGATTGTTTGTCACCACGATATGGTGATCGCCGACGTACCGATGACCCTCGAAAGTCAGGGCTGGACGGATACCGGTCCTGCGCCTGAGCCAACGGTAACCCCTGATCCGACAACGTTGCCACGGGAAGTTCTTGCCAGTCGGCAAGGGTGA
- a CDS encoding CheR family methyltransferase — protein sequence MLSDELYHRFATLLRQRAGLCYPEQRRADLTHGLQRLALHLGVESFAQLLAMVESRPSAWDELIAELTIGETYFFRNAAQFAALRDIILPDLMQRRATMRYLRLWSAGCATGEEPYSLAITLHEVLPANPPWQVSILATDINRRFLNRAREARYGNWSFRETPDDLRDRYFVAEPEKGLWRLRDDIRRTVTFAQLNLAEPTYPAPHLGIVAFDLIFCRNVMIYFDEETTRQVVQRLYDALVPGGWLVVGHAEPNVVLYRQFETHNAPGTILYRKPLQAPLFTNASTPVQSGPVVPAPPPALPASPVSLSLPPPPRASSAPISSGVLSSASPPAPVRAEDLLHVARTAADRGDWQQAQTQIEALIKAHPLFAPAYHLQGQIAEHLGHLEAALAAYRRSVYLDPRLIVGYIGMAHVYTQLQQPDAARRTLRSAQTLLGALADSQVVDDATGSTAAELRNYVRLLMEKVDLR from the coding sequence ATGCTGTCGGATGAGCTTTACCATCGGTTTGCGACGCTATTGCGCCAGCGTGCTGGATTGTGTTACCCAGAGCAGCGTCGTGCTGATCTGACCCATGGCCTGCAACGACTGGCATTGCATCTGGGAGTGGAGAGTTTTGCGCAACTTCTGGCCATGGTTGAGAGCCGTCCGTCAGCCTGGGATGAGCTGATTGCCGAGCTTACCATTGGTGAGACCTATTTTTTTCGTAATGCTGCACAATTCGCGGCGCTGCGTGACATTATCTTGCCCGATCTGATGCAACGCCGTGCAACGATGCGCTATCTCCGGCTCTGGAGTGCCGGTTGTGCGACTGGTGAGGAGCCTTATTCGCTGGCAATCACGTTGCACGAAGTGCTACCCGCCAATCCGCCCTGGCAGGTGAGTATTCTGGCCACCGATATTAATCGGCGGTTTCTCAATCGTGCTCGTGAAGCGCGCTACGGTAACTGGTCGTTTCGCGAAACACCAGATGATCTGCGCGACCGCTATTTTGTAGCTGAACCGGAAAAGGGATTGTGGCGCTTACGTGACGATATTCGTCGAACGGTGACGTTCGCCCAGCTCAATCTTGCTGAACCGACCTATCCGGCACCGCACCTGGGGATTGTGGCCTTCGATCTGATCTTCTGCCGGAATGTCATGATCTATTTCGATGAGGAGACGACCCGGCAGGTCGTGCAGCGGCTGTACGATGCGTTGGTTCCCGGTGGCTGGCTGGTGGTTGGTCACGCTGAACCGAACGTAGTGCTCTACCGACAATTTGAAACTCATAACGCGCCGGGAACCATTCTTTACCGCAAACCATTACAGGCACCGTTGTTTACGAACGCATCAACACCGGTTCAATCTGGGCCTGTAGTGCCAGCGCCTCCGCCAGCGCTACCTGCCTCACCGGTATCACTCTCTTTACCTCCACCTCCCCGTGCATCATCTGCCCCTATCTCATCGGGTGTGCTGTCCAGTGCATCACCTCCTGCACCTGTCCGTGCTGAAGACTTACTGCACGTGGCCCGCACGGCTGCTGATCGGGGTGACTGGCAACAGGCGCAGACACAGATTGAAGCTCTGATCAAAGCCCATCCGCTATTCGCGCCCGCATACCATTTGCAGGGGCAAATCGCTGAGCATCTTGGTCACCTCGAAGCCGCATTAGCTGCCTACCGTCGGAGTGTGTATCTCGATCCACGCTTGATTGTCGGGTATATTGGTATGGCCCATGTGTATACCCAGCTTCAGCAACCCGACGCTGCACGCCGGACTCTGCGCAGTGCACAAACGTTGCTTGGCGCTCTCGCCGATTCTCAGGTCGTTGATGACGCTACCGGTAGTACTGCGGCGGAACTGCGCAATTATGTACGTCTGTTAATGGAGAAAGTTGATCTTCGCTAG